In a genomic window of Streptomyces koelreuteriae:
- a CDS encoding DinB family protein, with translation MTTSSEKTDLSYALAEQRELLLITVRGLDDEQAARRTTVSELTLGGIVKHLAQGEAAWTRIMVKSDGELPDGMLDMGQYRMAEGDTLDGLLAAYTAAARATDEALAGLPDLDHRVPLPMTPWSPPEREYWSARRILLHLIQETAQHAGHADIIREALDGASSTAQR, from the coding sequence ATGACGACTTCCTCGGAGAAGACCGACCTGTCGTACGCGCTCGCCGAGCAGCGGGAACTGCTGCTGATCACCGTGCGCGGACTCGACGACGAGCAAGCCGCCCGGCGTACGACCGTGAGTGAGCTGACCCTGGGCGGGATCGTGAAGCATCTCGCTCAAGGGGAGGCGGCGTGGACGCGGATCATGGTCAAAAGCGACGGTGAACTGCCGGACGGCATGCTCGACATGGGGCAGTACCGCATGGCCGAGGGCGACACGCTCGACGGGCTGCTGGCGGCGTACACCGCGGCCGCGCGGGCGACCGACGAGGCCCTGGCCGGGCTGCCGGACCTGGACCATCGCGTGCCCCTGCCGATGACTCCCTGGTCGCCGCCGGAGCGCGAGTACTGGTCGGCGCGCCGGATCCTGCTGCATCTGATCCAGGAGACGGCCCAGCACGCCGGGCACGCGGACATCATCCGGGAGGCACTGGACGGTGCGAGCAGCACGGCTC
- a CDS encoding DUF4253 domain-containing protein: MATLPNPLPTLAADPSGRALGLELPAGTLLDTTDEGPWHEPLLWCAQDRAVPGGWTALEPTRRVGLLPVVLDVGDGHGGPDGWELMPGEVSYPGDHDAEEVLAEYWEECAAEGDTWPGPAAPATQDPAPDADPDMAPDPDAVAAAVADSLLEAGGPLKDPRLALVPARRSADIPTAIGWTGPAHHEGDTARISAVLRSWEDRFGIRVVALGFDHLLLSVAAPPTTLAEAEAVAAEHFAFCPDNIRQSADPTLRSYAERQVRDQPTWPFWWD, encoded by the coding sequence ATGGCGACACTTCCGAACCCGCTCCCGACCCTGGCGGCAGACCCGAGCGGCCGCGCGCTGGGGCTTGAACTCCCCGCCGGGACCCTGCTCGACACCACCGACGAGGGCCCCTGGCACGAACCGTTGCTGTGGTGCGCGCAGGACCGGGCCGTGCCGGGCGGCTGGACGGCGCTGGAGCCGACGCGTCGGGTCGGGCTGCTGCCGGTCGTCCTCGACGTGGGGGACGGGCACGGCGGGCCGGACGGCTGGGAGTTGATGCCCGGCGAGGTGTCCTACCCCGGGGATCACGACGCCGAGGAGGTGCTGGCGGAGTACTGGGAGGAGTGCGCGGCGGAGGGCGACACATGGCCCGGGCCGGCCGCCCCCGCCACTCAGGACCCGGCCCCGGACGCGGACCCGGACATGGCCCCGGACCCGGACGCGGTCGCCGCGGCCGTCGCGGACTCGCTGCTAGAAGCCGGCGGTCCGCTCAAGGACCCCCGTCTCGCCCTGGTCCCGGCCCGCCGCAGCGCCGACATCCCGACGGCGATCGGCTGGACGGGCCCGGCGCACCACGAGGGCGACACGGCCCGGATCAGCGCGGTGCTGCGCTCCTGGGAGGACCGCTTCGGCATACGGGTCGTGGCCCTCGGCTTCGACCATCTGCTGCTGTCGGTCGCCGCCCCGCCCACCACCCTCGCGGAGGCGGAGGCCGTCGCCGCCGAGCACTTCGCGTTCTGCCCGGACAACATCCGGCAGAGCGCCGACCCCACCCTGCGGTCATACGCCGAGCGCCAGGTCAGGGATCAGCCGACCTGGCCCTTCTGGTGGGACTGA
- a CDS encoding SAM-dependent methyltransferase codes for MPGDALSQDPAELRRRIDSSKAHPARVYDVFLGGKDHYPADREAAAAGLAANPRGYLDVRHNRDFLRRAVTTLVEQDGIRQFLDIGTGLPTAENVHQIAQRVAPESRVVYVDNDPVVLAHARALLTSGPEGRTDYIDADLRDPARILEQAAKTLDFDQPVALCLVAILHFVEDGEAYPLVRELLDALPVGSRLVLSHLTEDLNPEKIRAVQRTYTERGFTFVLRTRADVERFFTENFLEIADPGVVPAHRWRPDHAAPVPEQPEESFLAGLDDIERVRYRDINDVTDADINVYAGIGAKG; via the coding sequence ATGCCCGGTGACGCGCTCAGCCAGGATCCCGCCGAGCTGCGGAGGAGGATCGACAGCAGCAAGGCGCACCCGGCGCGGGTCTACGACGTCTTCCTCGGGGGCAAGGACCACTACCCGGCCGACCGGGAGGCGGCCGCCGCCGGGCTCGCCGCCAATCCGCGCGGGTATCTCGACGTCCGGCACAACCGGGACTTCCTGCGCCGTGCGGTGACCACGCTGGTGGAGCAGGACGGCATCCGGCAGTTCCTCGACATCGGCACGGGGCTGCCGACGGCCGAGAACGTGCACCAGATCGCACAGCGCGTCGCCCCCGAGTCGCGGGTCGTGTACGTCGACAACGACCCGGTCGTGCTCGCGCACGCGCGGGCCCTGCTCACCAGCGGGCCCGAGGGGCGTACGGACTACATCGACGCCGATCTGCGGGACCCGGCCCGGATCCTCGAACAGGCCGCCAAGACACTGGACTTCGACCAGCCCGTCGCGCTGTGCCTGGTCGCGATCCTGCACTTCGTCGAGGACGGCGAGGCGTATCCGCTGGTGCGCGAGCTGCTCGACGCGCTGCCCGTCGGCAGCCGGCTGGTGCTCAGCCATCTCACCGAGGACCTCAACCCCGAGAAGATCCGCGCGGTCCAGCGGACGTACACCGAGCGGGGGTTCACCTTCGTGCTGCGGACCCGGGCGGATGTCGAGCGGTTCTTCACGGAGAACTTCCTGGAGATCGCCGACCCCGGCGTCGTCCCCGCGCACCGCTGGCGGCCCGACCACGCGGCCCCCGTCCCCGAGCAGCCGGAGGAGTCCTTCCTCGCGGGCCTCGACGACATCGAGAGGGTCCGCTACCGCGACATCAACGACGTGACGGACGCGGACATCAACGTCTATGCGGGGATCGGGGCCAAGGGCTGA
- a CDS encoding helix-turn-helix domain-containing protein encodes MSEGTAAAEFAALLGELKERSGLSYGVLAKRLHMSTSTLHRYCNGDAVPADYAPVERLARLCKASPGELVELHRRWVLADAGRGRKGGGGSAETGVAGPAAVAPAPGAEVPAPASAPVAEAPASGPEPPASVDDAPASEAPRSRRPRPALLAGIAAAVVLGGVGLAVAVPSGGADGDGRRGAAAVSDERRTPDGGSDASASPSGRASTDSGKDKDKEKGKSKGEGKESASATPAPRAPAAGGTGGRPGRTGAPASGPVPLTVNTTPHAWEDPCSQRYLVNRPPSQVGPPPLEQDAPAWVAANGAVPSGQQFLKLTVQGTGKETVVVDGLTVRMAGKRTPLAWNDYAMGYPGVGCGGGVPTRFFTVALDAARPSVVPEAGHDDFPFSVSQSDPEVYYIRADASAYDVSWYLELRWSSGSRSGTLTVDDKGRPFRTSGNNGRPAYEFPLGGEKWVEAGTTE; translated from the coding sequence GTGTCGGAAGGCACGGCCGCGGCGGAGTTCGCCGCGCTGCTGGGGGAGTTGAAGGAGCGCTCCGGGCTGAGCTACGGGGTGCTCGCCAAGCGGCTCCACATGAGTACGTCGACGCTGCACCGGTACTGCAACGGGGACGCCGTGCCCGCCGACTACGCGCCGGTGGAGAGGCTCGCCCGGCTGTGCAAGGCGTCGCCCGGGGAACTCGTCGAGCTGCATCGGCGGTGGGTGCTGGCCGATGCCGGGCGAGGGCGGAAGGGGGGTGGGGGCTCGGCCGAGACCGGGGTGGCAGGACCGGCGGCAGTGGCTCCGGCTCCGGGTGCCGAGGTTCCGGCTCCGGCTTCGGCTCCGGTTGCCGAGGCTCCCGCTTCGGGTCCCGAGCCTCCGGCCTCGGTCGATGATGCGCCGGCTTCGGAGGCGCCCCGGTCACGGCGTCCTCGGCCCGCCCTCCTCGCCGGTATCGCCGCGGCCGTCGTCCTGGGCGGGGTCGGGCTCGCCGTGGCCGTGCCCTCCGGTGGGGCGGACGGCGACGGGCGTCGGGGTGCGGCTGCCGTGTCCGACGAACGCCGGACGCCGGACGGCGGGTCGGACGCCTCGGCGTCGCCCTCGGGCCGTGCCTCCACCGACAGCGGCAAGGACAAGGACAAGGAGAAGGGCAAGAGCAAGGGCGAGGGGAAGGAGTCCGCCTCCGCGACCCCTGCCCCGCGCGCCCCCGCCGCCGGCGGCACCGGCGGACGGCCCGGCCGTACCGGCGCCCCGGCCTCCGGCCCTGTCCCCCTCACGGTGAACACCACCCCGCACGCCTGGGAAGATCCTTGTTCCCAGCGCTACTTGGTGAACCGGCCGCCGAGTCAGGTCGGGCCGCCGCCGCTGGAGCAGGACGCGCCGGCCTGGGTGGCGGCGAACGGGGCCGTTCCGTCGGGGCAGCAGTTTCTGAAGCTCACCGTGCAGGGCACGGGCAAGGAGACGGTGGTCGTCGACGGGCTGACGGTCCGTATGGCGGGCAAGCGGACGCCGCTCGCCTGGAACGACTACGCCATGGGCTATCCGGGCGTCGGCTGCGGCGGTGGCGTCCCGACGCGCTTCTTCACGGTCGCCCTGGACGCCGCGCGTCCCTCCGTCGTCCCCGAGGCGGGCCATGACGACTTCCCGTTCTCGGTGAGCCAGTCCGACCCGGAGGTCTACTACATCCGGGCCGACGCCTCCGCGTACGACGTCAGCTGGTATCTGGAGCTGCGCTGGTCCAGCGGCAGCCGGAGCGGCACGCTGACGGTGGACGACAAGGGCCGGCCCTTCCGCACGAGCGGGAACAACGGGCGTCCGGCGTACGAGTTCCCGCTGGGCGGTGAGAAGTGGGTCGAGGCAGGGACCACCGAGTGA
- a CDS encoding DUF4232 domain-containing protein: MRKYHALPVALLAALALTACEDGTGTQDEGAAKPRVTSSTTAATAPQQTSTDTKGTQSGTTGKTNGGNSGAAKPTDPADPANRVSCNGTNTTVTAQPVRRPVNHMLITVKNTGSKYCDLTYYPVLRFDEMQWAPRPIEDSKPQAVTTLAPGESGYSGVTLSAADGSGDGGTTGRKLEVGFQGRTPNSNGGPSALPTLPAKGMYYDSSLTATYWLRDMDEALTY, translated from the coding sequence ATGCGCAAGTACCACGCCCTCCCCGTAGCCCTCCTGGCCGCGCTCGCCCTCACGGCGTGCGAGGACGGCACGGGCACTCAGGACGAGGGCGCGGCCAAGCCCCGGGTGACGTCATCGACGACGGCGGCCACCGCGCCCCAGCAGACGTCCACCGACACGAAGGGCACGCAGTCCGGGACGACCGGCAAGACGAACGGCGGGAACTCCGGGGCGGCCAAGCCCACCGACCCCGCCGACCCGGCCAACCGCGTCTCCTGCAACGGCACCAACACCACGGTCACGGCCCAGCCGGTCCGCCGACCCGTCAACCACATGCTGATCACGGTCAAGAACACCGGCTCGAAGTACTGCGACCTCACCTACTACCCGGTGCTGCGCTTCGACGAGATGCAGTGGGCCCCGCGGCCGATCGAGGACTCCAAGCCGCAGGCGGTCACGACCCTGGCCCCCGGCGAGTCCGGCTACTCGGGCGTGACGCTGTCGGCGGCCGACGGCAGCGGCGACGGCGGCACCACCGGCCGCAAGCTCGAGGTCGGCTTCCAGGGCCGCACGCCGAACAGCAACGGCGGCCCCTCCGCACTCCCGACCCTCCCGGCCAAGGGCATGTACTACGACAGCTCGCTGACGGCCACGTACTGGCTGCGGGACATGGACGAGGCCCTGACCTACTGA
- the hemB gene encoding porphobilinogen synthase, whose product MTTYGSFPGTRPRRLRSSPVMRRMVAETRLHPADLILPAFVREGVSEPVPIGAMPGVVQHTRDSLKKAAAEAVAAGVSGIMLFGVPEESKKDGLGTPGTDPDGILQVALRDVRAEVGDDLLVMSDLCLDETTDHGHCGVLDSEGRVDNDATLERYAEMAQVQADAGAHVVGPSGMMDGQVGVIRDALDQIGREDVAILAYTVKYASAFYGPFREAVGSSLQGDRKTYQQDPANVRDSLRELALDLEEGADMVMVKPAGPYLDILARVADASDVPVAAYQISGEYSMIEAAAEKGWIDRDRAIMESLTGIRRAGARNILTYWATEVAQKLKEQ is encoded by the coding sequence ATGACGACGTACGGTTCTTTTCCTGGTACTCGGCCGCGGCGTTTGCGGAGTAGCCCCGTCATGCGTCGGATGGTGGCCGAGACCAGGTTGCACCCCGCTGATTTGATTCTTCCGGCCTTTGTGCGCGAGGGCGTCAGTGAGCCGGTGCCGATCGGGGCCATGCCCGGGGTCGTGCAGCACACGCGGGACAGTCTGAAGAAGGCCGCCGCCGAGGCGGTCGCGGCGGGGGTCTCCGGGATCATGCTGTTCGGCGTGCCGGAGGAGTCGAAGAAGGACGGTCTCGGGACGCCGGGCACCGACCCGGACGGGATTCTGCAGGTCGCCCTCCGGGACGTGCGGGCCGAGGTCGGCGACGACCTGCTCGTCATGTCCGACCTGTGCCTCGACGAGACCACCGACCACGGGCACTGCGGAGTGCTGGACTCCGAGGGGCGGGTCGACAACGACGCGACCCTGGAGCGGTACGCCGAGATGGCCCAGGTGCAGGCCGATGCCGGGGCCCATGTGGTCGGGCCCAGCGGGATGATGGACGGGCAGGTCGGGGTCATCCGTGACGCCCTGGACCAGATCGGGCGGGAGGATGTCGCCATCCTCGCCTACACCGTCAAGTACGCCTCCGCGTTCTACGGGCCGTTCCGGGAGGCCGTCGGCTCGTCCCTGCAGGGGGACCGGAAGACCTATCAGCAGGACCCCGCCAATGTGCGTGACTCCCTGCGGGAGCTGGCCCTCGATCTCGAAGAGGGCGCCGACATGGTGATGGTCAAGCCGGCCGGGCCCTACCTGGACATCCTCGCCCGGGTCGCGGACGCCTCGGACGTGCCCGTCGCCGCGTATCAGATCTCCGGCGAGTACTCGATGATCGAGGCCGCCGCCGAGAAGGGCTGGATCGACCGGGACCGGGCGATCATGGAGTCCCTGACCGGCATCCGGCGGGCCGGTGCGCGCAACATCCTCACCTACTGGGCCACCGAGGTGGCCCAGAAGCTCAAGGAGCAGTAG
- a CDS encoding FAD-binding oxidoreductase: MTAPHPHHTPDLFALSGIHGPVLRPGDPAYADEVTGFNLAALHTPDVVIGATGPDDIVTAMRWAKATDTPVAVQATGHGANFPIEQGLLINTARMTDVHTDPTARTATIAAGAKWSHVMAATAPHGLAGLCGTSTDAGVIGYTLGGGLPVLGRAYGYAADLVRSFQVVTPDGHLRETDPRHEPELFWALRGGKGNVGVVTSLVTDLLPLARLYGGGIYCPGEHTAALLRTWTDWTRTVPDEMCSMFSILRLPPLPQIPEPLRGGFWARVAIAWPGDTAEGEALIAPLREAAPVAVDTVEEMDYAALDRIHTEPQDPLPARECCLLLRDLSPEAIGTLLEQVGPTAGADHPLLVVSLRHMGGAMARPSAVEDAVCSRDARYLLESVGILAAPPAAEALEQATARLYTAMAPHGTGRTMVNIHGTPGDEQDIARAWTPEVYARLRHDKATYDPTNLLRYGHAVTPA, encoded by the coding sequence ATGACCGCCCCCCACCCCCACCACACCCCCGACCTCTTCGCCCTGTCAGGAATCCACGGCCCGGTCCTACGCCCCGGCGACCCCGCCTACGCCGACGAAGTCACCGGCTTCAACCTGGCCGCCCTCCACACCCCCGACGTGGTCATAGGAGCCACCGGCCCCGACGACATCGTCACCGCCATGCGCTGGGCGAAGGCCACCGACACCCCCGTAGCCGTCCAGGCGACGGGCCACGGCGCCAACTTCCCCATAGAACAGGGCCTGTTGATCAACACCGCCCGTATGACAGACGTGCACACCGACCCCACCGCCCGCACGGCCACGATCGCCGCGGGCGCGAAGTGGAGCCACGTCATGGCCGCCACCGCCCCGCACGGCCTGGCCGGTCTCTGCGGCACCTCCACGGACGCGGGCGTCATCGGCTACACCCTGGGCGGCGGACTCCCGGTCCTCGGCCGCGCGTACGGCTACGCCGCCGACCTGGTCCGCTCCTTCCAGGTCGTCACCCCGGACGGGCACCTGCGCGAGACGGACCCCCGGCACGAACCGGAACTGTTCTGGGCCCTGCGCGGCGGCAAGGGCAACGTAGGCGTCGTCACCTCACTCGTGACCGACCTGCTCCCCCTGGCCCGCCTCTACGGCGGTGGCATCTACTGCCCCGGCGAACACACGGCGGCCCTGCTGCGGACCTGGACGGACTGGACCCGCACCGTCCCGGACGAGATGTGCAGCATGTTCTCGATCCTGCGCCTGCCGCCCCTGCCCCAGATCCCGGAGCCCCTGCGCGGCGGCTTCTGGGCCCGGGTCGCGATCGCCTGGCCGGGCGACACGGCCGAGGGCGAGGCCCTGATCGCCCCGCTCCGCGAAGCGGCCCCCGTGGCCGTCGACACGGTCGAGGAAATGGACTACGCGGCCCTGGACCGCATCCACACGGAACCCCAGGACCCGCTCCCGGCCCGGGAGTGCTGCCTGCTCCTGCGCGACCTGTCCCCGGAGGCCATCGGCACGCTCCTGGAGCAGGTCGGCCCCACGGCCGGCGCCGACCACCCGCTGCTGGTCGTCTCGCTGCGCCACATGGGCGGCGCGATGGCCCGCCCGTCCGCCGTCGAGGACGCCGTCTGCTCCCGCGACGCGCGGTACCTCCTCGAATCGGTCGGCATCCTGGCCGCCCCACCCGCCGCCGAGGCCCTGGAACAGGCGACGGCCCGCCTCTACACCGCGATGGCGCCCCACGGCACGGGCCGCACCATGGTCAACATCCACGGCACCCCGGGCGACGAACAGGACATCGCCCGCGCCTGGACCCCAGAGGTCTACGCCCGCCTACGCCACGACAAGGCCACCTACGACCCGACGAACCTACTGCGCTACGGCCACGCGGTAACCCCCGCCTAG
- a CDS encoding bifunctional uroporphyrinogen-III C-methyltransferase/uroporphyrinogen-III synthase, with protein sequence MSPTTLSAGPEHGHVTFLGAGPGDPGLLTLRAVEALASADVLVAEHEVLDVVRQHARQGVSEVHTDSDPSQEPAPGTGTPQLTVVDGTSTTAAVPAVRDAAHLVMEAARGGRRVVRAVSGDPGLDTYAAEEMLACAAAGVPFEVVPGIASAVGVPAYAGVPLRDAQGADVRFVDARTASDRCWTEVGASDGTVVVSTSLDSVAAAAGELVSAGRKPDTPMTVTVAGTTTRQRTWTATLGTIAQTLKQAKVLPSPDGGRPVIAVVGDRSAAAQRDQLAWFESKPMFGWKVLVPRTKEQAASLSDQLRSYGAVPHEVPTIAVEPPRTPQQMERAVKGLVTGRYEWIAFTSVNAVKAVREKFEEYGLDARAFAGIKVAAVGEQTAKALIAFGVKPDLVPSGEQSAAGLLEDWPPYDPVFDPIDRVFLPRADIATETLVAGLIELGWEVDDVTAYRTVRASPPPAETREAIKGGGFDAVLFTSSSTVRNLVGIAGKPHNVTVIACIGPATAKTAEEHGLRVDVMAPEPSVHKLAEALADFGAKRRAAAVEAGDAVTRPSERRPGARRRRSTT encoded by the coding sequence TTGAGCCCCACCACCCTTTCCGCCGGTCCTGAACACGGGCACGTCACCTTCCTGGGTGCCGGACCCGGAGATCCGGGACTGCTAACTCTGCGCGCCGTAGAGGCGCTGGCGAGCGCGGACGTTCTCGTCGCCGAGCACGAGGTGCTCGACGTCGTACGTCAGCACGCCAGGCAGGGCGTCTCCGAAGTGCACACGGATTCGGATCCTTCCCAGGAGCCGGCTCCGGGCACAGGAACGCCCCAGCTGACGGTAGTTGACGGCACGTCAACCACCGCGGCAGTCCCCGCGGTGCGGGATGCCGCACATCTTGTCATGGAGGCCGCGCGGGGCGGCAGGCGGGTCGTGCGTGCGGTGTCCGGTGACCCGGGCCTCGACACGTACGCCGCCGAGGAGATGCTGGCGTGCGCCGCCGCCGGGGTGCCCTTCGAGGTCGTCCCCGGTATCGCGAGCGCCGTCGGTGTGCCCGCGTACGCCGGTGTGCCGCTGCGTGACGCGCAGGGCGCGGACGTGCGGTTCGTGGACGCGCGGACGGCGTCGGACCGGTGCTGGACGGAGGTCGGGGCGTCGGACGGCACGGTGGTCGTGTCCACCTCGCTGGACTCCGTCGCCGCGGCGGCCGGCGAGCTGGTCTCCGCGGGCCGCAAGCCGGACACCCCGATGACGGTCACCGTCGCCGGTACGACCACCCGGCAGCGGACCTGGACCGCCACGCTCGGCACGATCGCGCAGACGCTGAAGCAGGCGAAGGTGCTGCCCTCGCCCGACGGCGGCCGGCCGGTGATAGCCGTGGTCGGTGATCGTTCCGCCGCCGCCCAGCGCGACCAGCTCGCGTGGTTCGAGTCCAAGCCGATGTTCGGCTGGAAGGTCCTCGTGCCGCGCACCAAGGAGCAGGCGGCGTCGCTCTCCGACCAGTTGCGCTCGTACGGGGCCGTACCGCACGAGGTGCCGACCATCGCCGTGGAGCCGCCGCGCACGCCCCAGCAGATGGAGCGGGCGGTCAAGGGGCTCGTGACGGGCCGCTACGAGTGGATCGCCTTCACCTCGGTGAACGCGGTCAAGGCCGTGCGGGAGAAGTTCGAGGAGTACGGGCTCGACGCCCGGGCCTTCGCCGGGATCAAGGTCGCGGCGGTCGGTGAGCAGACCGCCAAGGCGCTGATCGCCTTCGGCGTGAAGCCGGACCTGGTGCCGAGCGGTGAGCAGAGCGCCGCCGGGCTGCTGGAGGACTGGCCGCCCTACGACCCGGTCTTCGACCCGATCGACCGGGTGTTCCTGCCGCGTGCGGATATCGCCACGGAGACGCTGGTCGCCGGGCTGATCGAGCTGGGCTGGGAGGTCGACGACGTCACGGCCTACCGGACCGTGCGGGCCTCGCCGCCGCCGGCGGAGACGCGCGAGGCGATCAAGGGCGGCGGGTTCGACGCCGTGCTGTTCACGTCGTCGTCGACCGTGCGGAACCTGGTCGGTATCGCCGGCAAGCCGCACAACGTCACCGTGATCGCGTGTATCGGCCCGGCCACGGCGAAGACCGCCGAGGAGCATGGGCTGCGGGTGGACGTGATGGCGCCCGAGCCGTCCGTGCACAAGCTGGCCGAGGCGCTGGCCGACTTCGGTGCGAAGCGGAGGGCTGCGGCTGTGGAGGCCGGGGATGCGGTGACTCGGCCCAGCGAGAGGCGGCCGGGGGCTCGGCGGAGGCGGTCGACCACCTGA
- the hemC gene encoding hydroxymethylbilane synthase, with product MNDTRGANETGALRLGTRRSRLAMAQSGQVAEAVTRVTGRPVELVEITTYGDTSREQLAQIGGTGVFVTALRDALLKGEVDFAVHSLKDLPTAQPDDLVVAAVPVREDPRDVIVARDALKFTDLPSGARIGTGSPRRMAQLNSYARSHGLDIATVPIRGNVDTRIGYVRGGELDAVVLAAAGLNRIGRGDEVTDFLSVDTVLPAPGQGALAIECAAENADLVAALAELDDPFTRVAVTAERSLLAALEAGCSAPVGALADLLADGQIVKEMRLRAVVGTTDGTRMVQLSTTGPVPETYDGAMALGRELAAEMLAQGAAGLMGERAH from the coding sequence ATGAACGACACGCGGGGAGCGAACGAAACAGGGGCACTGCGGCTCGGTACCCGCCGCAGCAGGCTCGCCATGGCCCAGTCCGGGCAGGTGGCCGAGGCGGTGACCCGGGTGACCGGGCGGCCCGTGGAGCTCGTCGAGATCACCACGTACGGAGACACCTCGCGCGAGCAGCTCGCCCAGATCGGCGGCACCGGCGTCTTCGTCACCGCCCTGCGCGACGCGCTGCTCAAGGGCGAGGTCGACTTCGCGGTGCACTCGCTGAAGGACCTGCCGACCGCGCAGCCCGACGACCTGGTCGTGGCGGCCGTACCCGTGCGGGAGGACCCGCGGGACGTGATCGTCGCCCGGGACGCGCTGAAGTTCACCGACCTGCCGAGCGGGGCCCGCATCGGCACCGGTTCGCCGCGCCGCATGGCCCAGCTCAACTCGTACGCCCGCAGCCACGGACTGGACATAGCGACCGTCCCGATCCGCGGCAACGTCGACACCCGGATCGGATACGTGCGGGGCGGTGAGCTCGACGCCGTCGTGCTGGCCGCCGCCGGACTGAACCGGATCGGCCGCGGCGACGAAGTGACCGACTTCCTGTCGGTCGACACGGTTTTGCCCGCCCCCGGCCAGGGGGCACTGGCGATCGAGTGTGCCGCGGAAAACGCGGACCTCGTCGCCGCGCTCGCCGAGCTCGACGACCCGTTCACGCGGGTCGCCGTGACGGCCGAGCGGTCACTGCTCGCCGCCCTGGAGGCCGGCTGCAGCGCTCCCGTGGGCGCTTTGGCCGACTTGCTGGCCGACGGGCAGATTGTCAAGGAAATGCGCCTGCGCGCCGTCGTCGGTACGACCGACGGCACGCGCATGGTGCAGCTGTCCACCACCGGTCCCGTGCCCGAGACGTACGACGGGGCAATGGCGCTCGGTCGCGAACTCGCGGCCGAGATGCTCGCCCAGGGCGCGGCCGGTCTGATGGGGGAGCGAGCACATTGA